The genome window TACACATACAGCCTTCACACTATATCAATTTTCAGAATCATCCACACACATCCAAATAGTGTTTCCGGCATGAAGATATGTAATTTCTAGAATGAGGTACAAACAATTGACAGGGAGAAATGTCAAAGATTGTAGATTTTTCTTTCCCAGAACTGTTTACCTATAgtgatggaatactatttggcttaTCAAGTTCCTAAGCAGTCAGAAAGTGACTCTCTGCAGAGAACCTTCAGATGTGATAAAGtgcttttaatttaaagatgGAAGCATTCCAGATGTATATGCACTTATAACAGGACCCAATGcagttgaaaaacaaaataagcaaaaattgtAGTACAACCACTTGATGCTAACTGCTATGTCAAAGTTCTACAAAGAAAATTACATGAGATGAAATATATAGCCTGAAAACAGAGTAATAATCatctggaaaaaattaaaattgtaaacaCCTTTCAATTTGGACAACTAATCAATATGGAGATTATGATAATGGGTTTCATTTCTGAAATACGTTtgaacttgaaaaataaaatataatgggcCACAAATAACTTTTATATTCACAGATGTCATAacacaattattttttacttacCCTCTTGTGTCGGAGAAACGTTTGAAAcgactattattttatttaggctAATACATACAAGTAAACAATACAATTTAAACTAAACCGGAAATGTAAAATCCAAACTGTAGTTTTCAGAAGGATCCCAGCAAGggtttaaatacataaataaatgcttCTTTGTGTAtcattagtttgttttttttaagtaggtAATTCCAGTGCAGGTGAGGATGAAGACCTAGCCGATATGTTTCAAGTTCACAGAAGACCTGTAAAAGTAGCATCGTGTTAAAACTGTAGCAATATTAATCTTGCTAAGTCAATCCTGATGTCTGTAAACAATTCCTGAAaccttgcattttatttttacagtatattaaaacattgctcttaacatTCGTCTGTCACTTCCTTCCCATAGGTGACCTATGGCTTTTTCCCCCCTAGAAAGGGCAGATTCTTTGCAAAACTATACTGAGATGAacaaaacaattcttaaaatCATAAGAACAAAACCATGGAGAACATTTCCACTAAAGGGctaaaaccaaacagaaaaaggaatatgtaataCTGTTCCTGCCTTCAAGACATGTACTGTCAGGTTAAACTTAAATCGTTTCCACACAcccttttctggaaaaaaaataaaataaaatgttgcttAAGAAAGCACtctccttgtttttctttctcctgctccagtTTCCAGGAAAACTTAAAAGTGTTATCTTCGTTTTCTcgttatcattattattgctgcaagattgttttcaaaatttaatcAACATGCTTTGCACACTTCTTTTGTCTTATGCTTTGTCTTGTTCAGTATTTAGTAGAGAGTTCATAATGTCTAAGTATTCGGGTAAAACTGCAAGTCAAAGGatgacaaagttttaaaaatctgtttatctatggttttgtatttttccaaagaaactaCAATTTTCACCTGACTTCTGCATCCATTTTCATATCGCTTGAACAGGTTATATttttccaacaacaacaaaaagacccaTTGCGAACAACTAGAAATATTTAGAAGTTTTGGtactttgtctttctcttgtttttgatCATGGTAGTGATGGGAGAATAAACTTAAGTCAGAGATATTtactgagagaaagagaaagaacacacacaaagggaaagaaagcagaaaaaacaaCTTTACAAGTGCAAACTCAGTAGGAAacattttaggaaataaaaatgtttccccTCTTTCCCTTGTTCAATCTCCATCCCCACAGAGGAAAAACAGAATACTTACAAGTTAGCATCTGCGTATTTAtcagtgtatgtgtgttttctctcttccttgggCTTGGATACTTTGAGCTAATTTGGAAGTGCCCGTTTGGTTGCCCACAAAATGATGCTTAAGGGTCTAAAAACGCATAAATTAGGGAGCCCTACAATGGCAAAGGACGGTCATTGTACCTCCTCTCTTTATGCGCTCTTACGGTGGGAcccaagagctttttttttttttttttttaacactttaggTGATGGAGCGAATGAGGGGCTGATAACTGGAGAGGACGAAGCGAGCCCCCGCAACACCCTCCCCCAAAACTTAGCAGCACGTTCCCCACTCCGCAATTATACCGGACTTTGGTGCGAAGTCACTTTAGAAAACTGGGATCTGGacggggccaggcgcggtgtccATGTCTAGCCTCGACGCCAGCCTCCGAGTTTCTATTTCTGGTTCTCGAGGGCTGGGGTAACGGCCGCGGATGCAGGAGCGAAGGATGGGAAAAGCAACGGGGAGTGATCTTTCCAAGAAACATCCAACTGCCCCTTTTACCTTTTTTGCCTCCATTATGgggcgggggttgggggggtTGAGAGAAAAAGATGTCAATGACCATTGTTTGCTCGTTTGGGATGTTGCTCCGCCCCCCGAGTCTGTCGTAAACCTGGCGCCGGACTAAAATAAACCCCAGATCCCTCAGACCGGGGGGCTCGCCGAGCCGCCGACTACTCGTCACAGGCTCAGCTGCCGCGGCCGAGGTGGCGGCGACGAGCGGCCGCCGCGTCCTGCCGGCGCGCGCCCCGGGCCCCCCTACCTGGCCGCCCGCCGAGCCATGTCGTTGAGCCCAAAGCACACGACGCCCTTCTCCGTCTCCGACATCCTGAGCCCCATCGAGGAGACCTACAAGAAGTTCGGCGGCGCCATGGACGGCGCGCCACCCGGCCTGGGGGCGCCCCTGGGggccgcggccgccgccgcctACCGCGCGCCGCCACCTGGGCCCTCCTCGCAGGCGGCGACCGTGGCGGGCATGCAGCCTTCTCACGCCATGGCGGGTCACAACGCGGCGGccgcggcggcggcagcagcagcggcggcggcggcggccgccaCCTACCACATGCCGCCCGGCGTCTCGCAGTTCCCTCACGGCGCCATGGGCGGCTACTGCAACggcggcctgggcaacatgggcgAGCTGCCCGCCTACACCGACGGCATGCGGGGCGGCGCGGCCACCGGCTGGTACGGCGCCAACCCGGACCCACGCTACTCGTCAAGTGAGAGGGGCCAGGAGCGCGGGGCTGCGGGCGGCTCAGGCGTTTCCCGCCACAGCCGAGGGGCGCGGGGGCGCGGGACGGTGTGCGCGCGGCTTAGGCGGTCCTGGGGCCGAGCGGGCGCGCGGGGCGTCCTGAGACGCGGCCCGGGACGCGCGGGGTTTCCGGGGACCCTGGGCGGGAACGCGCGCGGCGTCCTGGGACCCGTTGAGGGCGCGCCATGCCCTGGGACCCGCCGAGGGCGCGCAGGGCGTGCTGGGGCGGGAGGCCACGACGCTCAGGGGGTCTTGGGATTCAGCGAGGGCCGGGCGGCGTCGCGGCCGCCGCGGCGTGAAGAGAGCGGCGGCTGGACCGGCTCCCGGCGGGCCTGGAGCTCACTCGCTTTCCCCCTTGGGCCTCTTCCCCAGTCTCCAGGTTCATGGGGCCGTCGGCGGGCGTGAATGTGGCCGGCATGGGGTCGCTGACGGGCATCGCGGACGCAGCCAAGTCGCTGGCACCGCTGCACGCGGCAGCGGCGGCAGCCGCTCCGCGAAGGAAGCGCCGCGTGCTCTTCTCGCAGGCGCAGGTCTACGAGCTGGAGCGGCGCTTCAAGCAGCAGAAGTACCTGTCGGCGCCCGAGCGCGAGCACCTGGCCAGCATGATCCACCTGACGCCCACGCAGGTCAAGATCTGGTTCCAGAACCACCGCTACAAGATGAAACGGCAGGCCAAGGACAAGGCGGcgcagcagctgcagcaggagGGCGGCCTGGGCCCGCCGCCACCTCCGCCGCCGTCCCCGCGCCGCGTGGCGGTGCCTGTGCTGGTCAAGGACGGCAAGCCGTGCCAGAACGGCGCCAGCACGCCCACCCCCGGCCAGGCCGGTCCGCAGCCGCCGGCCCCGACGCCCGCACCTGAGCTGGAGGAGCTGTCGCCCAGCCCACCCGCGCTGCACGGCCCGGGGGGCGGTCTGGCCGCCCTGGACGCGGCCGCCGGGGAGTATAGCGGCGGCGTCCTGGGCGCCAACCTGCTCTATGGCAGGACGTGGTGACAGCGAGGGTGCCCCGGGGCTAGGTTCTGGTGCAGCCGAAGGGTCTGCAAGAAACTGCTAGAACGGTTGGGGGAGGCATGCGAAAACCGACTCGCGTCGGTCTCAGGAGCAGGCTGTGAACCACTTGCTGGGGGCGGGGGACAGCGACAGCCCGGAAACCGAGTAGTGTAACATTATGCCACGCGGCTTTGAAGTGGTGGTTTTCTCCTCCTAGAAGTTCTTAAATGACGCGAAAAAGTGAAGTCTTGACTACAGCTCTCAAAGTTGGAAACTTTGTTGGCGTTTGTAACTATAAAAACCAACCCAGCTTTAACAATGAGTCCTTTTTGAAGTGGAATTTATATTGGGAGATTAATTTTCGAAGGGCCCCCTAAGTGCAATTTCATTAATGTTTGATTGAAAGTAAATTGAATTGTAGCTCAAGGTGGATCATACACATAGCAACATTATTGCAGAGGAATTATTGCCATTTAGGTAATAGAGCAATggaatcaaaataaaatactaattatGTGGATTGATggagctttttaaatttaatgctgatttcaaaatgttttgatGATTATTTGGCAAATGAGTGTTTGTATGTTACCTTAAAAGAGGATTTTCCCTCCTAAGATGCAGCTCACCATAAGAAAGAAAGGTTGTATACTATTTGTATATGAAATCTGGTCTCCCAAAATCAACTGAGAAAATAACCCTATCCTTCTGTAAACATGGTATTTACTCTCTTTGAGGTATTTTCTTGTCTGAATTTGAATATCTTGATAAAGTACTAGAACAAACaagtaaaatttctaaaattgacATCAATTAATCTATATTCAAAAGCATGACAAGAAGAAAGGTGATTTATTGAATTGTAATCAAGATGTAAGGAATAAgtaactaaaatataatttttccaccATATTTAGAACTTAGGAGTTGCACTGGTTTTGTTGGTGTTTTATTGTACAAATAATGTATTTACTCTTTAATATGCCGATTTATATTTCGTATGTTTCAAATGGATatttaaatataacttaaaaGAAACAAGTTCTTTTTTCTAAAAGTCAAGTGGTCATTTCGTTTTCATTAAGTTTATACAGGGCTtggtgtgttttaaaaatactagtTGTCATGATGTGACAACACAGCTCAGTTTACTCATAAATGACTGGTATTGGAGTACAAATACTAAAAGCTGAAGAATTTGTGCTTATaaataattaatgaaaattaaagaaataacatGGATAAAGCATGATTTGCAAATTATCAAAACAAGTAGTTACCGGAGACCCCAAACCTCTTCCACATTTGAGATTTTAGAATTACAGCTTGGAGCTGAAACATTGTGTTTCACTTCATTGTTAGAACATTTTTCTGAATGTGCAACATGAATTCATAAGAAGGTGTTTTAGAAGTTAAACTTGCACTTTTTCTAGACTCTTTtgtatagtaattttttaaaactccagtTTCTTTCACAGAGGGAGAAAAAACACTAAAGAAGCAAGGGAATCACCCTTTATCAAGGGGCTGTAAaagaatttttagaaaatgagatctaatttttaaaacattttatgtaagaACAAATAATCTGAGCAGACAAATTTGTATGAAAATGGTACTGTACACCCACAGAAAATTCTCTCAACTTGGGGTTTTTTTGGCATATTAATGGAAATGACTTTAGAAATGTTAACTAATATAGCAAATCTATTATTGATGTGCcaaatttcaaaatgtttgtttatattaGTTTGATTTCCTCACAATAGTACCataattctgaaattttacttGTAGAAAACGTTCTAAAAGTCCACATGGTTGGCGATGTTTTTTGTTACAGTCTAATGCctacaaaaacaataatagctTATAGTCCAAGGGCTCTGGgtaacatatttaaagaaaatgagtCTTCCTGGACAGTTTATTTCTGGAACAACAAATCCTTTAGACTGAAGAAGTGCACTTTCTTTAAGAAATGTGTCACATTAAGAAGAAACAActtttatatacaatattttctGAAAGTGTATTTTGTGTGAGCATATCTTATTCCTTTCAGCATTCCTTTGAGCAGTAAAAAACCCCAAACCAGAAATAATTGCTGCAAAGGGCTTAACATTCTATACCCAGAGActgagtgtatgtgtgcatatccTGAAATTAGGGAAAGGTTTGATTCTTGAAgcttaaaatagaaatgtttttacCATAGAATCCCACCTTCTGATGAATGCAAAACgagctgttttcttctttttgcagtTAGTGCTTTGCAgatcttttataaaaatacaaatggccagACTAGGTGAAACTCATTAACTGAAGAGGAGGATAAGTGTCTCCACAACTGAGAGGGAGGACTGGCGCAGGGTCTGAGTGGAACAAAGGCCCCTCAAAGTTTGGCAGAGACCACAGCAAACCTGTTTCAAAAATGCTTACTCAGCAGATGTGACCTTTTCCTAAATGTTTTTTTTGGGTTTTACAACAATCTAACTTGTCTTTTCCAATTGAGGCACGGAAACCAAAAGCCAGAATCAAAGTTGCAGAGAGGAACGGAGGGATTGCAGGTACTTTTCTGTAATCTGTGTTGGGATGTATATTGAAGTGCtgtgtgtgtgaaagtgtgtgCAGTTTTGAAGGACACAAGAAGGGTGTTTTGTATATGGAAGGATGGGGGTGTAACCCAGTTGTCTTCTATTTAAGTCTTTGCCTAGAACTAAAACCTAATGGTCAGAACAAGTAGTCAGACTTCTATCAACACAGATGTTGTGTTCAATCTCCATTCGGCTAGCGACTGTTTACTTTGAATTTAAAGCAAATCAGAGACTCAATCCTGTTCACTAAATGCAAGCATCTTCCATAGACTTGCTTTGTTAACTGCATTGAAtcctgatgattttaaaaaactttttagaataaatttgTGAGCCATAATTATATAAAGACCTATCAATTGGATTTTTAGATGTGAATTTGTGCCGGAGAAAATAATGCATTATGTGGTGGCAACACAAATTTCAGACACAGTTCAAAGCATGGATAATACTCCCTCACTACTTACCATAACACTAATGTGTGGATGAAACCCTGTATGTTAATTATTTGAGTACAGTTTTTTGAAACACTAGTACTTGTTATCCTGCAACCCAGTGAGACAGAGAAcgatgatacatttttaaaaatataaataccctTTCACTACTAGTGAGATTTGCTGAACATCTGGGGAAGTTTCAAAGAAGATGCCTAGACTGGGGAACTGCATTCACATCCCATCAGGAATTTGTGCTCTCCAGTAAGTACTGAGATAACTTTGTGATTTCAAgatcacttttgtttttattatttttaacttcagAGGTAATGGAAGTTTCTGGGAGAggtgggtttggttttgtttttgctttagaaTGTTTACCTGCAATTGAATGAAATGCCTTTCGTTTTTTGAAATTCCATGTAACCTTCAGTAATTGTTCAGGTGACTTCTAAAAAAGTTTAACTAGGAACATTGCCTAAATTTAAGTTGTGCAAACTATTTTGCAGTATGAACAGCTATATTCCTATTTCATACACATCGATTA of Symphalangus syndactylus isolate Jambi chromosome 24, NHGRI_mSymSyn1-v2.1_pri, whole genome shotgun sequence contains these proteins:
- the NKX2-4 gene encoding homeobox protein Nkx-2.4, whose translation is MSLSPKHTTPFSVSDILSPIEETYKKFGGAMDGAPPGLGAPLGAAAAAAYRAPPPGPSSQAATVAGMQPSHAMAGHNAAAAAAAAAAAAAAAATYHMPPGVSQFPHGAMGGYCNGGLGNMGELPAYTDGMRGGAATGWYGANPDPRYSSISRFMGPSAGVNVAGMGSLTGIADAAKSLAPLHAAAAAAAPRRKRRVLFSQAQVYELERRFKQQKYLSAPEREHLASMIHLTPTQVKIWFQNHRYKMKRQAKDKAAQQLQQEGGLGPPPPPPPSPRRVAVPVLVKDGKPCQNGASTPTPGQAGPQPPAPTPAPELEELSPSPPALHGPGGGLAALDAAAGEYSGGVLGANLLYGRTW